A window of Candidatus Fermentibacter sp. genomic DNA:
TGCCCCGGCGAGGCGAGCAGGGCCGTGAAGGCCCCCGGGGCCGGGATCACCGAGAGCGCCGCCAGCATGACCAGGATCGATGACGGGAGGCTGGCGGAACGGCGGCCCAGCCCCGTCGAGATGCACGACACCTGGAGCGAGGCGAGGGGGGGCATCGCCCAGGCCTGCCAGGGCAGGGGGCCCCCCGGCAGAAGCGCCAGGGCGGCATATCCCGCGAGCGAACCGAGGGCGACCCCCAGAACCGTCTCCGAGAGGGCCAGGCCGCTGCGGCCGAAGGGTGTCCTCTCCAGGAGCCTCGCGAGGTCGGCCCTGCCCTTCGACGACCGCCAGCCCAGGCAGCAGAAGGCCGCCACCGAGGCCGGCAGGGCGCCGAGTGCCGACCCGGTGAAGCCGGACGTGGCGGAACCGTGGATGCCCATCAGGACAGGGAATGCAACCAGCGCGAACCACGAGCCTGCCGATGCGGACGCTCTGCGGAGCATCTCGCGCCAGACGAACACGGGGGGGATCACTCGCCGGGATCCTCGTCGAAGAGCGTGCGAACCCTGCCGGGATCGGTCATGTCTATCAGGTCCGAGACGCTCGGAGGTCTTATCTCCAGGCCCGAGACCGTCCTGGCGTTGGCCCTCGCGAGCGTCAGGAGCCAGGTGACGGCAGAGAGCGGAGTCCTGTGGCGGAGCCTGTAGCCGGTCTCCGTGCCCTGCAGGACCTCCATCCCGGGCATCTCCTCGATCAGGCGCCTGGGGAGCGCCGGGCAGAACTCGACCCTTATCTCGCTCGCGCCGGAGGCCGCCTCGACGAGCTCGGTCCTGACAAGGGTCCTCACAAGGTCGGTCGACGTGCAGAGCGCCACCCTGTCGGTACAGGGGGGCAGCTCGGCCAGCCCCCTTCCCGTCACCACGATCGCCTTGCCGGCGTCCTTCATCGCGTCGAGATGCGTGTAGAAGGCCTCCGGAACACGCGGTTCGATTATCAGGACCGACGGATTGTGCATGAGCGCCAGGGCAAAGGCGGTGGCGAAAGCCGCATCGGGGGGGAGATCCTCCAGCCTGCTGCCGGAGAGGGATGCCAGGCCGCACCAGTCCATCATCTCGCGCACTGCACCCGAAGCCCTGCCGGGCCCGATACCGCCCGCGGAGGCCGCGAGCCCGAGGAGGCCCCCCGGCGTCATGCCCGCCGGGCCGACCGGAGGGGAACCGACGAAACCCACGATCTTCCGGGCGGCCTTGTCGGTCACCGGGATGCTGCGCCTGCCGGCCGTTATCCTGCCGCACCAGGGCTTCTCGAGGCCCGCGAGCATGCCCGCGAGCCTCGAAGGAAAGGCCCTTTCGTCGGCTATCAGGGCGAGGACGGATCCTCCCATCACGGCGATCGAGCTGTCCGAGACGGACTCCCGGAGCGGCAGGAGATCGCCGGCTTCGAGGAGTATGCCGGGCCCGGTGGAGGTCACCTGCGCATGCTCTCCTGGAGGGACCTGTCCGCCTTCTCCAGGGCCCTGACCACCGCAAGGCCGTTCCTGCCGTCGGAAACGGGCCTCGCTCCGGAGGCGATGCACCCGAGGAACTCCTCGATCTCGGCCGCCAGGGGTTCCGTCGTCCCTACCTTGGGCGAGACTATGTCGCCGGAGCGGTAGGTGAGCTGGTACTCGCCGAAGGAGGATGGCTCGATGATGTCGACCCGCTTGTCGTAGATCTTGATCTTCTCGTCGGGCTCGGTGTCGTCGTAGACGAGCATCTTCCGGCTCCCGACCACGACCGTCCTGCGCAGCTTGGAGGGGGAGAGCCAGGATACCTGGACGTTGGCTATCACGTTGCTCGGGAAGTGGAGGTTTATGAATGCGACGTCGGGTATGCCCGAGAGCACGTACTCGTTGCCGTATGCCTCGATCCTGTCGGGCTCCTCGCCGAGCCAGAAGAAGAGCATCGAGAAGTCGTGCGGCGCGAGGTCCCAGATGACCGAGACGTCCTTCTGGTGCAGCCCGAGGTTCACCCGCGTGGCGGTGATGAAGTAGATGTCGCCGAGCTCGCCCGACTGCACTATCTCCCTGGTCTTCAGGACGGGCGGCGAGAAGAGGAACGTGTGCCCGACCATGGTGACCAGGCCGCGCTCCTCGCCCAGCTCCACCAGGTGCCTCGCCTCGGCCTCGCTCGATGCGAACGGCTTCTCGACGAATACGTGCCTCCCGGATTCCAGGACGCGCCTGGCCAGCGGATAGTGCGACATGACGTCGGTGGCGATCACCACGCCGTCGATGGAGGGATCCGCGATGACCCCGTCGAAGCTCGCACATGTCTGCGCCCCGGGGAACCTCTCGGCGTGCATGGCCAGCCTGGCGGGATCGGAGTCGCAGAGGACGAGCCCGGTGCACTTCCGGTTCGTGAAGAGGTTCCTCGCGAGATTGGGGCCCCAGTATCCGAGGCCAATGACGGCAATCTTCGACATCGCGCCTCCATGTTGTTTCGGGTAGCTTACACTAGCCAAAGGGCGCGCTCCGGTAAAGAACCGGGCCATTATGGCGCGCAGGGCGCACTCTGCCGCCCGGGCCGGCGGGCCCGGCCTTCTTCGGCGACGGCAAGAGGCAGTGCCGCAGCATGATGCGATGATGGAACGCCGCCGCGCCGCTGGCCTCCATGTTGCTTTGTCGTAAGCGTACAGGACCTGGAGGTAAGGCGACATGAAACTCGACAAGTACACGATAAAGGCGAGGGAGGCCGTACAGGATGCAGCGGGGCTCGCCTCGGGGAATTCCGAGGTGACGTGCCTCCACCTGGCGTCCGCGCTCCTGGCCGATCCCGACGGCACAGTCGGCGCCGTCCTGACGAGGATGGGCGCCGATCCGCGGGCGGTCCGCACAGCGGTGGACGAGGCGCTCTCGAGGCTTCCCCGGATCGGGGGAGGCAGCGGCCCCGCGCTCTCGAGACCGCTGGACGGAGCATTGAAATCGG
This region includes:
- a CDS encoding Gfo/Idh/MocA family oxidoreductase, giving the protein MSKIAVIGLGYWGPNLARNLFTNRKCTGLVLCDSDPARLAMHAERFPGAQTCASFDGVIADPSIDGVVIATDVMSHYPLARRVLESGRHVFVEKPFASSEAEARHLVELGEERGLVTMVGHTFLFSPPVLKTREIVQSGELGDIYFITATRVNLGLHQKDVSVIWDLAPHDFSMLFFWLGEEPDRIEAYGNEYVLSGIPDVAFINLHFPSNVIANVQVSWLSPSKLRRTVVVGSRKMLVYDDTEPDEKIKIYDKRVDIIEPSSFGEYQLTYRSGDIVSPKVGTTEPLAAEIEEFLGCIASGARPVSDGRNGLAVVRALEKADRSLQESMRR